The sequence below is a genomic window from Candidatus Dependentiae bacterium.
TACACCGGCGCATGATGTCGATAGCTTTTTGCGTGAGAACAAGATGGAAGGACTTCTTTCACTTGACAACAAAAAGAGATCGGATGAAAAGCCAGTAAAAGAGGTTAAGGTAGAAGAAACAACTGAAATTTCAGCTGAAGCTTAATTCTAAAGGAATATCATGACAAAAAAAATTAAATTAAAAATGAGCGCGAGACTTTCAAAAAAGAAGTTTCGCAAACAATCATTTGGGGCAAAAAAACATTGTCGTTTTTGCAATAGTCCTGAAATGCAGCAACAAATTGACTACAAAAATGCTTCATTTTTGAAAGGCTTTTTGACCGAGCGTGGTAAAATTTTACCTTCACGTATTTCAGGTAATAGCTGCAAATGGCAACGTCGCTTGTCAAGAGAGATCAAGAAATCTCGTACAATGGGCCTACTGCCTTATACATCGCCAAGATACTAAGACTAATACTGTCGTATTT
It includes:
- the rpsR gene encoding 30S ribosomal protein S18: MTKKIKLKMSARLSKKKFRKQSFGAKKHCRFCNSPEMQQQIDYKNASFLKGFLTERGKILPSRISGNSCKWQRRLSREIKKSRTMGLLPYTSPRY